The following coding sequences lie in one Candidatus Aminicenantes bacterium genomic window:
- a CDS encoding AbrB/MazE/SpoVT family DNA-binding domain-containing protein, which produces MQTVTVSPKYQIVIPKTVRKAFNLRPGQKMQVIEYAGRIELIPECDINELRGFLKGINTEF; this is translated from the coding sequence ATGCAAACAGTAACCGTGTCGCCAAAATATCAAATCGTTATACCCAAGACAGTCAGAAAGGCATTTAACCTTCGTCCGGGCCAAAAAATGCAGGTGATTGAATATGCCGGACGCATCGAGCTTATTCCGGAATGCGATATCAATGAACTCCGTGGATTCCTCAAGGGCATCAATACGGAATTCAA